The following proteins are co-located in the Bacillota bacterium genome:
- a CDS encoding PaaI family thioesterase yields MPAKGAYSGCFACGMDNPGGLKLKFARQGDYMTTSFTPGEAYQGYPGVTHGGIIATIMDEVMAQFLFQAGTPVMTAKLEVRYRQAMPADRPTLYRARLTRDARRLFDLEADAVGPSGEVFATARGTYLPLPKEAIGEFYDQR; encoded by the coding sequence ATGCCCGCCAAGGGCGCCTATTCCGGTTGCTTCGCCTGCGGGATGGACAACCCCGGCGGGCTGAAACTGAAGTTCGCCCGCCAGGGCGACTACATGACGACCAGCTTCACTCCCGGGGAAGCCTACCAGGGGTACCCCGGGGTGACCCACGGCGGGATCATCGCCACCATCATGGACGAGGTCATGGCCCAGTTCCTCTTCCAGGCGGGGACCCCGGTGATGACGGCCAAGCTGGAGGTCAGGTACAGGCAGGCGATGCCGGCCGACCGTCCCACGCTCTACCGGGCCCGGCTGACCCGCGATGCGCGGCGGCTCTTCGACCTGGAGGCCGACGCCGTCGGACCCTCCGGAGAGGTCTTCGCGACCGCCAGGGGCACCTATCTACCGCTTCCCAAGGAGGCTATC
- the secG gene encoding preprotein translocase subunit SecG yields the protein MSGSVIIYYVLLVLHIVFTVGLIAGVLLQSGRSAGLSGAIAGGATTLFGKKKGLDETLGRITTVFAIGFLITALLFTLITKY from the coding sequence TTGTCGGGCAGCGTCATCATCTACTACGTCCTCTTGGTCCTTCACATCGTCTTCACCGTCGGCCTGATCGCCGGAGTCCTGCTGCAATCCGGCCGTAGCGCCGGGCTTTCCGGGGCCATCGCCGGCGGGGCGACCACGCTTTTCGGCAAGAAGAAGGGTCTTGACGAGACCCTCGGCCGGATTACGACCGTGTTTGCCATCGGCTTCCTCATCACGGCCCTTCTGTTCACCCTCATCACCAAATACTAG